The Neochlamydia sp. S13 genome has a segment encoding these proteins:
- a CDS encoding type B 50S ribosomal protein L31, whose product MKKDIHPKYQKILFVDSSTGHKFVCGSTLQPKQMDKFEGTEYPVYHLSTSSASHPFFTGSKALVDSEGRVDKFKKRYATAQSKVNNEEPEGKLEEQPKEKEAKKDSKKKKK is encoded by the coding sequence ATGAAGAAAGATATTCATCCTAAATATCAAAAAATTTTGTTCGTTGATTCTTCGACAGGACATAAATTCGTATGTGGATCTACTTTACAGCCAAAACAAATGGATAAATTTGAAGGCACTGAGTATCCTGTTTATCATTTATCAACCTCTTCAGCTTCTCACCCTTTCTTTACGGGTAGCAAAGCTTTAGTTGACTCTGAAGGCCGCGTTGATAAATTTAAAAAACGTTATGCTACTGCTCAAAGCAAAGTGAATAACGAAGAGCCTGAAGGAAAATTAGAAGAGCAGCCTAAAGAAAAAGAAGCAAAAAAAGATTCCAAAAAGAAAAAGAAATAA